Proteins from a genomic interval of Zingiber officinale cultivar Zhangliang chromosome 1B, Zo_v1.1, whole genome shotgun sequence:
- the LOC121975859 gene encoding ATP synthase gamma chain 1, chloroplastic-like gives MSCSNLAPMWASSANPPHLDRFSPIAFFSALRLPSAGASTRRFRSATTISCGLRELRNRIDSVKNTQKITEAMKLVAAAKVRRAQEAVVNSRPFSETLVEVLYSLNERLQTEDVDVPLTRVRPVRKVALLVVTSDRGLCGGFNNGIIKKAEQRIAELSALGIAYTVISVGKKGGTYFQRRPYIPVDRFLEAGNLPTTKKAQAIADEVFSLFVSEEVDKVELLYTRFVSLVKSDPVIQTLLPLSPKGEICDANGVCVDAAEDEFFRLTTKEGKLTVERETVRIPTPSFSPIMEFEQDPVQILDALLPLYLNSQILRALQESLASEVSARMAAMSNATDNAVELKRTLAISYNRERQAKITGEILEIIAGADALS, from the coding sequence ATGTCGTGCTCCAACCTTGCCCCGATGTGGGCTTCTTCGGCGAATCCGCCCCACCTCGATCGCTTCTCCCCTATCGCCTTCTTCTCAGCCTTGCGCCTCCCATCTGCCGGCGCCTCGACGCGGCGATTTCGTTCCGCCACCACTATAAGTTGCGGCTTACGCGAGCTGAGGAATCGCATCGACTCCGTCAAGAACACGCAAAAGATCACGGAGGCCATGAAGCTGGTGGCTGCCGCCAAGGTCCGCCGTGCCCAGGAAGCCGTCGTCAATAGCCGCCCCTTCTCCGAGACCCTCGTCGAGGTGCTCTACAGCCTCAACGAACGGCTGCAGACGGAGGACGTGGACGTGCCCCTCACCCGAGTCCGCCCCGTCCGGAAGGTCGCCCTCCTGGTGGTCACTAGCGATCGTGGCCTTTGCGGCGGCTTCAACAACGGCATCATCAAAAAGGCGGAACAGCGCATCGCCGAGCTGTCCGCCCTTGGCATAGCTTACACAGTTATCAGCGTGGGGAAGAAGGGCGGCACCTACTTCCAACGCCGCCCTTACATTCCCGTCGATCGCTTCCTCGAGGCGGGCAACCTGCCTACCACTAAGAAGGCGCAGGCCATTGCTGATGAGGTATTCTCCCTCTTCGTCAGCGAGGAGGTCGACAAGGTAGAGCTTCTCTACACAAGATTCGTTTCCCTCGTCAAGTCTGACCCCGTCATCCAAACTCTCCTCCCGCTCTCCCCAAAAGGCGAGATCTGCGATGCCAACGGGGTCTGCGTTGACGCCGCGGAGGACGAGTTCTTCCGCCTCACCACCAAGGAGGGGAAGCTCACGGTGGAGCGGGAGACGGTGCGGATCCCAACGCCTTCCTTCTCTCCAATCATGGAGTTCGAGCAGGACCCGGTGCAGATCTTGGACGCCCTGCTGCCTCTGTATCTCAACAGCCAGATACTGAGGGCCCTGCAGGAGTCACTAGCGAGTGAGGTTTCGGCGAGAATGGCTGCCATGAGCAACGCCACTGACAACGCCGTGGAGCTGAAAAGGACGCTAGCCATCTCCTACAACCGGGAGCGACAGGCGAAGATCACCGGGGAGATATTGGAGATCATTGCCGGTGCGGATGCTCTTTCCTGA
- the LOC121992392 gene encoding CASP-like protein 2D1, whose product MSEERESTISTSSNHHNSLRFLELSLRLVATPLCAASLWLTVVNKQTSDSYGNVASNNLSGLRYLVCINAISLAYSAASTLFCFFKCFDRDWILLIVDQLVAYLMVTSGSAAAEVLYLAREGDRKASWSEACSYFGRFCDRIKGSLALHLAALLSFIALALVSAYRVFSKFEAPSVSTTKEAAEVDQ is encoded by the exons ATGAGCGAGGAACGTGAATCCACCATCAGTACTTCTTCAAACCACCACAATAGCCTCAGATTCCTGGAGCTCTCCCTCAGGCTTGTTGCCACGCCTTTATGTGCTGCCTCCCTGTGGCTGACGGTCGTCAACAAGCAAACCAGTGATTCGTATGGGAATGTGGCATCTAACAACCTATCAGGACTGAG GTACTTGGTGTGCATCAACGCCATCTCCCTGGCTTATTCTGCTGCTTCGACTCTCTTCTGTTTCTTCAAATGCTTCGACAGAGACTGGATCTTGCTAATCGTGGACCAACTTGTGGCTTATCTGATGGTGACATCAGGGTCTGCTGCGGCCGAGGTACTCTATCTGGCTCGCGAGGGAGATAGGAAAGCGTCGTGGAGCGAAGCGTGCAGCTACTTTGGGAGGTTCTGCGACAGGATCAAGGGTTCCTTGGCGCTGCATTTGGCTGCCTTGCTCAGCTTCATTGCGCTGGCTCTCGTTTCTGCTTACAGAGTTTTCAGCAAGTTCGAAGCCCCTTCTGTTTCTACAACTAAAGAAGCGGCCGAAGTGGATCAATAA